ATTCTAactaaatctattgttattgggacatgaattctattcatttttattcatgagacccaactttcaaaatatcatatgtatccatgtgattttcaaaatctatgtGCAACTTTTACCAAATTATGTCCAAATCTATAATTCATTACATTTTGTATACCATTAcacttttgaaaacataatttatatttataatgtttatcattttcaatatataattatatttatatatataaaaattttaaataaaaagtttataatagtttggaaaatcattttcaaatttcaaaaagaaaattaaaaaaaaacaaaatttttataaaaatgttagaatttgaaaactataattcgaaatatttttttattattctttatatataacaagTGTATCTCTTTAATGAAACCTCTTTTAGTAATCCAAGTTAATGAAAAGCTAGACAAATCTAAGAAAATCATGATCAAATTCTATAAGTCaatgtatatacattttcacaatccacataacttttaaaatcaatcaaCTCTTAAAATTCACAAACTCTATACAAATTCTTCTCCCAATAACCCCCTctaaattttctttcttttcgaaatttagttattaatttttatgatatcGATTAACTATTAAGTTATTTTCTCGTCAACGAAAATAAATCTGATGCAAGGCTAACTTTGTTGCGAAGAATGCTGCTGTTGATGATGGTCTCCCTTCACTTATACGGCTGGAGCTGATCTTGAGTACTGATTAAGCGGCAATACATCAAATACAAGCAAATTAAACATGTATATAGGTCTTAATTcatatttaaagtattttaggggccaacttttcaaaaataattgttgTACCGTGATAGTTTCTATTCAACTTTCCTACACAGTTTTAGATGATTTATTTTTAGGTTCACCAAtgaatagtattttattattttatatttattatcttttagaaaagaaataaaatattatcaaattatataatatttttaaaataaaaagtaaaagaataaaaattgtattaattgcaaaaagaaaagaattttgtttaatgttttagtaccgtcaacaaaacactaaattttaaactctattttggataaattctaaactcttgAATAattcctaaattctaaatcaaaaacactaaatattaaaaacactaaacccttaCTCCTGACTcctaaatattattaaaatcgTCAGCAAAACATTAAATCCTaaatattaaacactaaattttaaacactaaactcaaacatttggataaaccataaatcctaatGTTTATAATTTAGCCAAGGGTTTAAGAGTTAGGATTaaaggtttagtgttttaaatattttgtaaactgcactgattttataaataaatattatttatttcaaataatattgaTTAGAGaggtgtaattaataacaacttacatatatttctgttacgtttttaatctgtgtgaaaattGTTAAAGTAatacttattaaaaacaaagtGAGTAtagaataacaaaatattattagttggtgaatccaaaaataactatcatttttttcatttatcaaTTGTGGACTTAAAATATTTCTGGTTTGAGGCCCCTTGATTCCATAGCCGGCTCAGCGTACCTTGCTATCGGTGGTCATGTGTTTCCATAGGTCATGTTTTCGTTTTTGTTTCAATTATACACTTTTTGAAATAccaagacaaaaacaaaactcattTTGGAGTTACTAAAAAGTAACgcttaaaacatttttgataCTTAAACATTTAAGagacatttatttataataacaaCAAGTCtctaattttatatgattttaaaaattcataattcAAGACAGATAATTTGCATATCATCACAAATCCTTCTTCTAATTGAATACAGCTCTAAAAACTTAAGCACGAGTCCCCATTTTGATTATCTTTTCTTGAAGCTCTGAGAAGTTAATCTCTATTCCTTTCTCTACCTGCAGAATTTTCAAAACTTTCCTAAAAATTAATCTTTATTCATTTTCTCTTCATAGCTCAAGAAAATAGAATACCAGAAAGATTACCTCACAGAAAATGGTGTGTAAGAATCTTAAGTGCAGTCTGGTTGAGATGCAGCTAACAACATTAAAGCATTGTTCTTGAACCAGAAGCTGAAGAACACTTGAGAGACGAGATTCGAGTCTGAAACAGCAACTTGCTACTATCTCGATACCGACCAAACAAGTCCTCACCTTAACATCGACATGTGTGTCTCCAACACAAAAAcaatttgatgatgatgatgatgaacacGATGCTGCTAATGATCTTATAGGACAGTATCCTGCTGGAGATGGATGAGTAATAGATCTCTTGATTCGATCTCTTTTCTCGCTGACCTCTTTGATCTTTTTTTCTAAGTCTTTGATGTAATTCACAGCTTCGTGAACGTGATCTGATGAAGAACGCTTACCCTATTTATGCATTGCCGTTATTATTTTAAAGCCTTATAGGTATATGTTATTTATTAACTTTCGAACCAAAACTTAATAGAGACGATAATTAAGAATGATAAAATGTACATATTTACCTTAACATATTGAACTGGCAATATATATCTTAGGTGCTTGAAAAGAGACGTGACTTCTTGCcttctttgtctctcaatctctctATGTTTCGCTCTCTTGTTCTTGGGCTCAACATCTTCTTTTGTGATTTCATCTGGCATGATCCTCTCACGGATTCTTTGTCTTCCATCGTTTTCAGTACGGGCACAATGAATGATTGGATTAGATGGAGTATGTTCTTGGAATGATACAAACGTTGAAGGAGTTAACAAACTCGAGAAATCCAATTCATTTTCATACGCAAAATCTACtgagaaagatgaagaagatggaaaagcCATAGGATATTGCATTTGTTTGTCTTGTTGGTGTTTGTGGGAACTGTTTTGCTAATAAGAGAACCTGTGGATGCTATGagttgtttggttttaataataacaaaaggTTATGCAGAATTTGGGTAGCAATGCAGTGTCATTTATACTATccaatattttttctctttcttttccttttcaaatatgatttttttcttctctttagtGATATGTGACGGCAGCTTTGTAACCTCAAAGAATGCAATggcgatggagaatatgctCTACCATCCGATATGTCGAACTTTGAAACATATTGCAGTGTTTTGATCGTCATGATTAAAAAGTTTCATAGTTGACTAAGGTTTGcaataaaattagaaaagatAAAGATTCTACAGTTATATTTTTCGAATTTCAAGATCATTCATATTCCATGTCCGCAAAatcaaatttcagattttttaaataaaactgcGAAGTTTTGCAtagaaaactttattttattggttgtttTGTTTCGATCTGGTTATTTAGAGCACTTCAGGTTTGAGCTggtttctttgttaaaaaaaaaaacctcaaagAATTTAACGTTATAATCTCCGAAAGATACGAGTGTGTAGGGTCATACGTAGGTGGCCCTAGTCCTACGAATGAGTGGGTgttatactatttatttatttgtcaaGAAGTGGGTGATAGATAGATACTACTAATTAAAAGATTTGTTTTATCAGGGAAAGCGTTTTAAGAGATTAAACCTGAGCTGCTCATTTAGCGGCTATCAATTAATTTTACGTTAGGAAtctacctttttttttgctatgaGGAACATACGTTTAAAATGTGCGTCAAGCTTATTTCTGTGTTTCATCCGCTAGTAGATTCTTGAATGGATGAATGTTTCAATTTccgataaaaaataaaaaaatcgaaCAGGTGAACCCGATTGTTTCAGTTTTCTGTTtactctaaaatttaaattgtaaatcAAACATtgcattttatataaatataatatatgttgaTACAAGCTGGATCATAATTCGTTTATGATCTACTTTTTGTTTGGATTCGAAAAAAAATTCGTGTCCATGTTATGTGATAGATGTACATATCTTGGTATGATCCTATCGCCCAAAACGTTACATTCCCGACCAAAATGTTTGTAAAAAGTTATAGGCCACTATACGCAAGATATCATAGTTTAGTTAATGAATATACGTGCAAGATATCATATTATATTCCAGATTAAGACTCGATGAACCGAGGACGAGTGTATGATAAGGTTAGTCGAGAAAACTGTAATCAAATCTTTCAATCGATTTGATATTCATAGTATTTATTTCAATACTTGTAACATTTTATCCATAAAAAacagattttctatattttaaagtacttttgtataattttgaaaaaaaataaattatgaatatttaaattgactaaattttattggtgaatagttattggaaattgtatagaaaaataaatagtaaattaaattgcaaacatttattatatttttaataaacgtgaaaactattgaaaatcttattttatggAACGGAAATAGTAATTAGTAATTTAAACAGTGAAAACTTTTTGGTCGAGTAGTTTGATTAATGTTTCATCAATCATTAAAAATCTGAATTTGGAATTTTAGAAGAAAACACAGAATGCGAATTAATAGATAGAATtccataaatatatacataagcGTTAGAAAATGGAATGTCGCTCGCAAGATACCAAAGATGCCgaaatatattgtttatatcttAGGCAGCCCAATAACATTTTAATCATAGACCTATGTTTTATATCTGCGGTACTATTTTCATCGAACAAAAGTTTGGtatttaatgattttatgtCAATTTCATGCAAAAAGGTAAATAGTTATTTATATCAAAGTAAtacaaagaaaatgaaatacGTCTCTAGTCATGATGCCATGGCATCTAAAGAAAAGATTCCTAACATCAATCGCACCTTTTTCCGGGAGCCACGATATTAGATCTCTGGTGATCACTTGATACAGCCGTAGCATAACTGTTTATTGTTGTATAGAGATAACTGAAACTTATACCATAAGATAAACTTAGTTTCGGcttaatgtttaaaataaagCTTCAATCCAGCGTGTAGATATTGAAAATCGCTAATGAAAAATTGATTTCACCTTTCAAGTGTTTTCCATGTGAATCTCCAGACTATATTTTCTGTCTAAACCTATCTCAAATAGTCAAATTTAAactattcttttttcttttgatttttgcTCTGTCTTGTCTTACATGTTCTGCATTTTCTAATTTACATAATTGCATGAAGAACCAGGGATGCCAAATTTCACCTTAGTTGCATCAAATGTGGGAGCTAATGAGAGTCACTGAagatactctttttttttgaaccaattttttttattttgaaaaaaaatcactaaagatagggctgggcaaaaaacccGAACccaaaaaccgaaccgaacccgaaccgaaaaagtagcaccgaacccgaaccgaaattgattaaatatccgaacgggttcaaaatttcggtatttaaagaaccaaaatcgaatccgatccgaaccgaaatattttgggtacccgaatgtatccgaaataaatttatatacttaaatatatacattatttttatatataaNNNNNNNNNNNNNNNNNNNNNNNNNNNNNNNNNNNNNNNNNNNNNNNNNNNNNNNNNNNNNNNNNNNNNNNNNNNNNNNNNNNNNNNNNNNNNNNNNNNNaattttgaaaatttaaaaacattttaaatgggttatccgaacccgaaccgaacccgcaaagatccgaaccgaacccgaaccgaaatttagaaatatccgaatgggactgaaatctttgaccccgaaaatccgaaacccgaatggactgaactgaaacccgaatgggtatccgaacgtccagCCCTAACTAAAGATACtcatatatcaatatatttgtaattattcGGGTCGAAGATTCGTTTTTTATGACTCATGTTTAATTTCAGAGATTATGTGACACATTAGTAAAGTAAACATTCATTTCAGATATATGtcaattcttaatattttggttttggagTCTTAACAAGctgttaattttctttttcaaaaaaaaaaaacaagctgttaatttttcttcataattttatttttattcttcaaGTCAATTTGTAAGTTGATATCTCATTTTGCcgcaaatattttatatcaaagACCAACTAATCACGATAGCATTCAGGCCAAGTGCATAACATTTAAaggttttaaataatttttaaaaattcctTAATCAGAAGTTTCTTAAGTATAGTGGAGATTAAGAACGATATAATATCTCCAATTGTTCATACAAGTTGGAATATGATTGCCAAGGATGACATTGTACACTTGGGAGATATTAAATGATTTCTTTTCTTGCAATAATTTGCTGGATCTAATGAGTTAAGGGGGGACTGGGGTCAAAATTAGGTCTGACATTTCGATCTTTTATAGAGGTGCGGTCCATTTGATATTTTCCATATTAGCACATTATCGCGTGTATATGATTAAACATGGTGATGAGGCTGATGACTGGTGACCCTGTTAGCATTTATTATGAACATCACCATTTACCAAAAAGTCATGCGTGATATCTGTATAAATAGTATTTCCTCCGTTTCAGAAAGAGGTATGTTCTAGGAAAAaagttaatttcaaaaatatatatttttcattgaaaacaattaataatgaaaaattctgtgttttaaaaatattaattgtatttcctgaaattttattggtttaaaaatataagaaatataaatttacaaaaaactatgcaataataactaagttttaactaggtgttttcatgcaccatgtgcagtaaggaattttttaaatctaacttatattcaaaataaattttattaagtattatagcttttactattttcttactaatatttaatatatatttgatatNNNNNNNNNNNNNNNNNNNNNNNNNNNNNNNNNNNNNNNNNNNNNNNNNNNNNNNNNNNNNNNNNNNNNNNNNNNNNNNNNNNNNNNNNNNNNNNNNNNNTTAcactaatacatatatatatacaaatattattttattatcatcTTATGTACTAATTTTTTCTCTCAGTTATTCCTTTTTACTTcatatttaatgtattttacatataattacactaatacatatatataaatatacaaatatttttttttaaagagccCCATTCAAATGTTTCGTGATACTAGGGTCAAGTCCGGCTCTGTATATAGTCACAGATATAGAGAAGcgattaattttgtaaattttctaaaagaataGAGATGAATTAActttgtaaatttcaaaattttgttctataatattttgtagCGTTCGAAACCAATAGTTGATATTACCATAAATCACTTCACTTCAAATAAAACGAACTAGTAATTTTGGAGATACCCAAATATCACTAGACCAATACCTATTTACCGATAATTATGTGTGTTAAAACTATAGGTGTcgattattaataaataaaatagaaacacaTTTATATGGTCTCCCTTTCTAGTTTTCGATGTGATTGATATTTATTCATAATGAGATCTGAAAAGGTTGTAAATAATTCACTTTTGCTCTCCAATTATGATGTGTCCCATGTCTTGAACATGTGTAACGCTAAAGCCGAGCATACGGAATGTCTCTGCAATCATACACTTATCTACGTCTCACTCTACTCCGTTGATTTAGAAAGAAGATTTTTAATCTGACGGTAGAGGATTCATGCTGTAGGGTTATTTTAGAgagaagagattaagagaagcTCTTTGTAGCCAAAATAGTTGGCACTCGGGGGTTGTGAACATGACGGTGATGAACTTTTATGGATTTCTTTTCCTTAAATAATATAGGGAAACACGTAGAAGTGTCATTAATTGGAAAGGGTCCGAGTTTGCCTGGCCCAAATCTGAAACTCTCAAAACATACATGGCCAGACATATCCGATAGTAACTACTTAACTagtcaatttttcttttttgattaaTTTGGAGGATCCTAGATCTATAAAAAGGCACGTACTAATCCTCAATGAAAAGTACAGTCCATAGATAGATCATTTCTTCGGATATTTAAATAGATCATATCCATATAATATCCAAAAATTATGACTTAGTTTTTTTTGGCAGAATTTGAACTCGCACCCTAAATACAGAAAGGAGCATGTCCTTGACGTTCTGGACTAACTAGCCAAATTTTAGGGAAAAAAACTACAAATTAGTGTCTATATGACTACGTGCAATATGAGTATCACAACCTAGTGTGATCACTAATGAGTTATCATGGCTTAATCCGGTCTATGAATCTAAAAAGAATCTGATCATCAATGAACGAATGTTTAAAAAGCTATGAATAGAAAAAGAACATTGTTTAGTACTATTTGATTTAAGAATCTCAAATTTTTAGGACAAAGTTAAAGTTTGAAAACATGGCCGAACTCATATTATTGGATTTAGCAAAAGTTTGTGTTTCATTAACCGCTGACTAGGTGATGGCCGAATTTTGTAGACCGTTCTGGACTCTGGAGTTGGGGATTGAAGCCCGACTTTCATAGCCCAATACACTTTATCTACTTCCATAACATGCAAGTCATGCATGGTTTATAGACTTTCTTGGGTCAATCATGGTTTATAGTTTATTACAAAAAGGGTAAATTATTTGACTTGTAATTCCAACATTTTCCGAATTATAGACTTGACATAATGACATTGTTGGAACATACGAGGTTTACTAAAACTATGATGGAGCAACTACTTTCCCGTAGAAGTTTTTGCGTCGACagattattagtaaaatattacTAGGGTTGGGCCGTTTGGCTACCAACACTTAGATATTCATTGTTTTGTCTCTATTAAATCAACCTCATGACGTGAATACGTACATTGATATATGTAGGTGCATgcatgtatgtatgtatatgttcAGATTCACGTACGTATGCATAGTTAGttatattgtattatttatttttagagaaTAAATCATGTAAACGGTAAGATTAGAAGCCTTAATTTAGGATCAGTACCGCATGACCTTTTCTTCGAATTCCATATTTAAACATTCCGCAGACAAAGATACCAAACGTTTCCATCTCATTGTCTGTCTCTGAACTCCCTTTGTTCTAGttacttttttctctttttttaccaaaaaaaaattaattttttgtgaAGAGTATTTGCCTATTTGGTTGTCTCCTCGTCAAAGTCGGTTGAATAACGATCTCCAAAAACCAACGATTGAGATTTTCTAGTATTCGAATTAAATCATACAACCAATAGAGTCAAGAAAACAAAGATGGGTTTGAAAGATGAGGAGAGCAAAGCTGAGGAATCTTCAGAAGATCCAAAGGGACAAGGGACGTTAAGCAGAAAGAACAGCCACAGCTCTTTTTGTCCGACAGAAGAtgacgaagaagacgaagacaAGAAGCTTGAACTTGGTCCAATGATCGCTCTCAAAGAACAGATGGAGAAAGACAAGGTTTGATATCTCATCctgttttcaaaaattataatagcATTTTGGATATGCCGCTAGTTAGTCCACAAATGCTAATTTGGTTATTGTACTTTTAATATTATGTATCTGGCCTAATAATAATGAGTGAGTTTTGTTTTTACCATGAAAAAATTGTGTAGGATGATGAAAGCTTGATGAGATGGAAAGAACAACTTCTAGGCAAAGTGGATCTTGAGGAAGTTGGAGGTAATTAACCTAATCTCAATTCCCGGTTAGATATATGGTTTAATGACAACTAAGTCCGGTTTAGAGGACTTCCATTGATTACAAATTGTAATGTCCTAAATTCTACGTCTCTTGCCTCATGCGTTATACTTAATTTATAGGCAATGTTAAGGGGAAAGGTCGATTAATAGCTGTAGAGTGAATTAACGTAATATATGATTAGACCAAGTAACAATATGATACTTTGTGcaaaaagaggaaaaacaaaaatGTCACCATTTGGAGGTAACTAAGAGTAATGGTTCTGCTCCAAATTCAGTTACTAGCCCACAGTGAAtggtgtttcttttttttaaacaaaacttCAGATATGGAtttgtaaattgtaatgttttgacagaataaaaaaatgtaaatacagAGACTCCTGATCCGGTGGTGAAGATATTGACCTTAACAATTAGGTCACCGGATAGAGAAGACATGGTATTGACGGTCCCTGAAGATGGAAACCCGACATCCAAAGGACCATGGTTTACTCTCAAAGAAGGCTCTAAGTACACACTCGTATTTACTTTCCGTGTGACCAACAATATTGTGTCCGGTCTCCGATACAGCAATACGGTTTGGAAGACTGGAATCAAGGgtacatttttattttgcttttaccGCACCGTCTACCACATTATGTACCAATAAATTTTGAAGCTGTTTCTCTAACTTATTTTTCTTACTCGTTTGTTGAGTACAGTGTATGGTAGAAAGGAGATGTTAGGAACGTTTAGTCCACAGGCCGAACCGTATACCCATGTCATGTTTGAAGAATCGACACCGTCTGGTATGCTTGTTAGAGGTTCCTATTCCGTTAAATCTAAGGTAACCAAAAGtcacataattttatttttatttatttatcatcaTGTATACTGTATACAT
The Raphanus sativus cultivar WK10039 chromosome 1, ASM80110v3, whole genome shotgun sequence DNA segment above includes these coding regions:
- the LOC108857190 gene encoding rho GDP-dissociation inhibitor 1, coding for MGLKDEESKAEESSEDPKGQGTLSRKNSHSSFCPTEDDEEDEDKKLELGPMIALKEQMEKDKDDESLMRWKEQLLGKVDLEEVGETPDPVVKILTLTIRSPDREDMVLTVPEDGNPTSKGPWFTLKEGSKYTLVFTFRVTNNIVSGLRYSNTVWKTGIKVYGRKEMLGTFSPQAEPYTHVMFEESTPSGMLVRGSYSVKSKFVDDDDKCYLENNYTFDIRKNWV
- the LOC108834410 gene encoding transcription factor bHLH55-like, producing MQYPMAFPSSSSFSVDFAYENELDFSSLLTPSTFVSFQEHTPSNPIIHCARTENDGRQRIRERIMPDEITKEDVEPKNKRAKHREIERQRRQEVTSLFKHLRYILPVQYVKGKRSSSDHVHEAVNYIKDLEKKIKEVSEKRDRIKRSITHPSPAGYCPIRSLAASCSSSSSSNCFCVGDTHVDVKVRTCLVGIEIVASCCFRLESRLSSVLQLLVQEQCFNVVSCISTRLHLRFLHTIFCEVEKGIEINFSELQEKIIKMGTRA